The following proteins come from a genomic window of Mariniflexile sp. TRM1-10:
- a CDS encoding UDP-glucuronic acid decarboxylase family protein: protein MKKVLITGAAGFLGSHLCDRFIKEGYYVIGMDNYITGDKKNLLHLENNPNFAFVEHDVTKFVKIDGNLDYILHFASPASPIDYLKIPIQTLKVGSLGTHNLLGLAKAKKARILIASTSEVYGDPLVHPQTEDYYGNVNTIGPRGVYDEAKRFQESITMAYHRFHGLETRIVRIFNTYGPRMRLNDGRVIPAFMGQALRGEDLTIFGDGSQTRSFCYVDDQIEGIYRLLLSDYSYPVNIGNPHEISIKDFAEEIIKLTGTNQKIVYKKLPIDDPLQRQPDISLAKKLLNWQPTVEREQGMKITFDYFKSLTADELYRSEHKDFTNHIKK from the coding sequence ATGAAGAAGGTTTTAATTACCGGGGCAGCAGGATTTTTAGGGTCTCATCTATGTGACCGTTTTATAAAAGAAGGGTATTATGTTATTGGAATGGATAACTATATCACTGGTGATAAAAAAAACCTATTACATTTAGAAAACAATCCTAATTTTGCTTTTGTAGAACACGATGTTACCAAATTTGTAAAAATTGATGGTAATCTAGATTACATCTTACATTTTGCTTCACCCGCAAGCCCCATAGATTATTTAAAAATACCCATTCAAACATTAAAAGTAGGCTCTTTGGGCACGCATAATTTGTTAGGTTTAGCAAAAGCTAAAAAAGCTAGAATACTTATTGCTTCAACCTCCGAAGTTTATGGAGATCCATTGGTGCATCCACAAACTGAAGACTATTATGGCAATGTAAACACAATAGGTCCCAGAGGTGTATATGACGAAGCAAAACGATTTCAAGAATCCATAACGATGGCTTATCACAGGTTTCATGGTTTAGAAACACGTATTGTACGTATTTTTAACACCTATGGACCAAGAATGAGGCTTAACGATGGACGTGTAATTCCTGCATTTATGGGGCAAGCCCTTAGAGGTGAAGATTTAACGATATTTGGAGACGGTTCCCAAACACGTTCTTTTTGTTATGTTGATGACCAAATAGAGGGGATTTATAGGCTATTATTAAGCGATTATTCGTATCCTGTGAATATTGGAAACCCCCATGAAATTTCCATAAAGGATTTTGCTGAAGAAATAATAAAACTTACGGGAACAAATCAAAAAATAGTTTATAAAAAATTACCAATTGACGATCCTTTACAACGACAGCCAGATATTAGTTTGGCTAAAAAATTGTTAAATTGGCAACCAACAGTTGAACGAGAACAAGGGATGAAAATTACTTTTGATTATTTTAAAAGTTTAACAGCAGACGAGCTTTATAGAAGTGAGCATAAAGATTTTACAAACCATATAAAGAAGTAA
- a CDS encoding UDP-glucose 6-dehydrogenase, with amino-acid sequence MTIKNICCIGAGYVGGPTMAVVAQKCPHIKVTIVDINASRIAAWNHEDLSKLPVFEPGLDNIVGEARGRNLFFSTDVDKAIDEADMIFISVNTPTKTYGKGKGMAADLKYIELCARQIAKVSKSNKIVVEKSTLPVRTASAIKNILNHTGNGVQFQILSNPEFLAEGTAIEDLLNPDRILIGGDASIEGQKAIQALVDIYANWVSKEKILTTNVWSSELSKLTANAFLAQRVSSINAMSQLCEKSGADVNEVSKAIGMDSRIGSKFLKASVGFGGSCFQKDILNLVYIAKTYGLNEVADYWEQVIIMNDHQKQRFSDNIVSTLYNTVSGKKITFLGWAFKKDTNDTRESAAIKVADNLLSEQANISVYDPKVVEERIYADLDYLGTRSEDENKSLLTVHNNPYEASKESHAIAVLTEWDEFKTYNWQKIYDDMYKPAFIFDGRGILDIKALEKIGFVCYKIGSGAKI; translated from the coding sequence ATGACCATTAAAAACATATGCTGCATAGGCGCAGGTTACGTAGGAGGACCAACCATGGCAGTGGTGGCACAAAAATGCCCACATATAAAGGTAACCATTGTAGATATTAATGCATCAAGAATAGCGGCTTGGAATCATGAGGATTTAAGCAAACTACCAGTTTTTGAACCAGGTTTAGACAACATTGTTGGTGAGGCACGTGGGCGAAATTTATTTTTTTCAACGGATGTAGATAAAGCTATTGACGAAGCGGATATGATTTTTATCTCGGTAAATACCCCAACTAAAACCTATGGAAAAGGAAAAGGTATGGCAGCCGATTTAAAGTATATAGAATTATGTGCCCGTCAGATAGCCAAAGTTTCCAAAAGCAATAAAATTGTGGTAGAGAAATCAACATTGCCCGTTAGAACGGCATCCGCAATAAAGAACATTTTAAATCATACAGGTAATGGCGTTCAATTTCAAATACTTTCCAATCCTGAGTTCTTAGCAGAAGGAACAGCGATAGAAGATCTTTTAAATCCAGATAGGATATTAATTGGAGGAGATGCTAGTATAGAAGGGCAAAAAGCCATTCAGGCACTGGTAGACATCTATGCAAATTGGGTTTCTAAGGAGAAAATTCTAACCACAAATGTGTGGTCATCAGAGCTGTCCAAATTAACAGCAAATGCCTTTTTAGCACAACGCGTATCGTCTATTAATGCGATGTCCCAACTTTGTGAAAAATCCGGAGCCGATGTTAATGAAGTTTCAAAAGCTATAGGAATGGACTCTAGGATAGGCTCTAAATTCTTAAAAGCATCTGTTGGTTTTGGAGGGTCTTGTTTTCAAAAGGATATTCTTAACTTAGTTTATATAGCTAAAACTTACGGATTAAATGAAGTTGCCGATTATTGGGAACAAGTTATTATAATGAATGACCATCAAAAGCAGCGTTTTTCTGATAACATAGTAAGTACGCTCTATAATACAGTTTCAGGTAAAAAGATAACGTTTTTGGGCTGGGCATTTAAAAAAGATACAAACGATACACGTGAATCTGCGGCTATAAAAGTAGCAGATAATTTGTTGAGTGAGCAAGCCAATATTTCTGTTTATGATCCCAAAGTAGTTGAAGAGCGTATTTATGCAGACTTAGACTATTTAGGGACAAGAAGCGAAGACGAAAATAAATCATTATTAACAGTTCATAATAATCCTTATGAAGCCAGTAAAGAGTCTCACGCTATTGCTGTTTTAACAGAATGGGATGAATTCAAAACCTATAATTGGCAGAAGATTTATGATGACATGTATAAACCTGCTTTTATTTTTGATGGAAGAGGAATTTTAGACATTAAAGCACTTGAGAAGATTGGTTTTGTATGTTACAAAATTGGAAGTGGAGCTAAAATTTAA
- a CDS encoding WcaI family glycosyltransferase: MSKKITIIGINYYPEDSAIGLYTTQKAEYLVKAGFHVTVVTGFPYYPQWEIRKDYKTKPYLLKETINGVNVLRSKQYVPRNPTFFKRIIHLTSFTHGNFINLFRISKPDVVIAIIPFTTSALLGWFLKLRYNSKLWVHIQDFEFDAAIDSGLLSGKAKTVFNGLLWIEKKLLSKADVVSTISHGMINKLQEKTKVNTYYLTNWIDISLFDTIENEIHPYLKSDNFKILYSGNIGAKQDWELFFSFINELRNIKNIEVVVVGEGAEKEMVINKLKRFSFVKHFNLVPFEELPLLLSSADLHILFQKTDVIDTVMPSKLLGMMASGKPSIVTGNLKSEVATIFKESEAGYYFKGNSINEIIKHVNLLVHNKDLSRHLGKNAKQYVNMKYSQKEVLDKFIRELLKI; the protein is encoded by the coding sequence TTGAGTAAAAAAATAACAATCATAGGCATAAATTATTACCCAGAAGATAGTGCTATTGGCCTATACACAACCCAAAAAGCAGAATATTTAGTAAAAGCAGGGTTTCATGTTACGGTAGTTACAGGGTTTCCATACTACCCACAATGGGAAATAAGAAAAGATTATAAAACAAAACCCTATTTATTAAAAGAGACTATTAATGGTGTAAACGTTTTAAGAAGCAAACAATATGTTCCTAGAAATCCAACATTTTTTAAACGCATCATACATTTAACAAGTTTTACCCATGGGAATTTCATAAATTTATTTAGAATATCAAAACCAGATGTTGTAATAGCAATCATTCCTTTTACAACATCGGCTTTATTGGGGTGGTTTTTAAAGCTAAGATACAACTCAAAATTATGGGTTCATATTCAAGATTTTGAGTTTGATGCTGCAATAGACTCTGGATTGCTTAGCGGAAAAGCAAAAACAGTTTTTAATGGGTTGTTATGGATTGAGAAGAAACTATTATCTAAGGCAGATGTTGTTTCAACAATAAGCCATGGAATGATAAACAAGCTACAAGAAAAAACAAAAGTAAACACATATTATTTAACAAACTGGATAGACATTTCGTTATTTGATACAATTGAAAATGAAATCCATCCATATCTAAAATCCGATAATTTTAAAATACTATATTCAGGGAACATAGGCGCTAAGCAAGATTGGGAGCTGTTTTTTAGTTTTATTAATGAATTAAGAAATATAAAGAACATCGAGGTTGTTGTAGTCGGAGAAGGCGCAGAAAAGGAAATGGTAATTAATAAACTAAAACGGTTTAGTTTTGTTAAACATTTCAACTTAGTCCCTTTTGAAGAGCTACCTCTATTATTATCCAGTGCGGATTTACATATTTTGTTTCAAAAGACAGATGTGATTGACACGGTCATGCCTTCTAAATTATTAGGCATGATGGCTAGTGGAAAACCATCTATTGTGACTGGTAATTTAAAAAGCGAAGTGGCTACCATTTTTAAGGAGTCTGAGGCGGGTTACTATTTTAAGGGAAATTCTATAAATGAAATTATTAAGCACGTTAATTTATTAGTACATAATAAGGATTTATCTAGGCATCTTGGGAAGAACGCAAAGCAGTATGTTAACATGAAGTATTCTCAAAAAGAAGTCTTAGATAAATTTATAAGAGAATTATTAAAAATCTAA
- a CDS encoding putative colanic acid biosynthesis acetyltransferase gives MFELSKFQLPSNFRGRSSITVQFWWFVQASLFGCSPQFMYGWRRFILRCFGAKIGKGAIIRPSAQITYPWKVTIGDYSWVGDEVVLYSLGDIEIGNNTVISQRSYICTGSHDYTKIDFPIYSKKIVIEDACWLATDVFVAPGITIKQGTVVGARSSVFKDLEAFSMYAGSPAKFIKKRDVE, from the coding sequence ATGTTTGAGTTAAGTAAATTTCAACTTCCTTCAAATTTTAGAGGCAGATCATCAATTACTGTACAATTTTGGTGGTTTGTTCAGGCGAGCTTGTTTGGATGTTCTCCTCAATTTATGTATGGGTGGAGGCGTTTTATTTTGAGGTGTTTTGGCGCGAAAATAGGAAAAGGTGCTATTATTCGCCCTTCTGCACAAATAACCTATCCATGGAAAGTTACAATTGGTGATTATAGTTGGGTTGGGGATGAAGTGGTTCTTTATTCTTTGGGAGATATTGAGATAGGTAATAACACCGTTATATCACAAAGAAGTTACATTTGTACTGGCTCGCATGATTATACAAAAATTGATTTTCCAATTTATTCTAAAAAAATAGTTATAGAAGACGCATGTTGGTTGGCTACAGATGTCTTTGTGGCACCGGGTATAACTATCAAGCAAGGAACAGTAGTTGGGGCTAGAAGTTCTGTATTTAAAGATTTAGAGGCATTTTCTATGTATGCAGGTTCACCAGCAAAATTTATAAAGAAACGAGACGTTGAGTAA
- a CDS encoding glycosyltransferase family 4 protein, with protein MKERILLIGPFPSPISGVSLANEVLKCGLENKGKQIGIINTQVQTDIKGNTGKFSINKILFFFKVYLSLYKILFFDIVNITIGQTFFGVLKYLPFLLAAKIFKTKTVIHLHGGFLKNEYENQKSLKKKLMLFTLRQFDYGIVLSKSLKEHLSFFLDGERIFICKNFFESSLKSMDKEEKNYEELRLIFLSNLIEGKGINLLLEALEGIDPNTIKVKVAGNITPENKIVVSKMERFSNLEYLGVVSGKAKTEMLSWGNVFCLPTFYSRGEGQPISIIEAMAFGNLILTTKHGGIPDICTDNNAIFVEKNNVKDLKSKILFLISNRIMLKKKGELNKVYAEKEFAEDVFVENMIKIFDRCLS; from the coding sequence ATGAAAGAGAGAATATTATTAATAGGCCCATTCCCCTCTCCAATTTCAGGAGTAAGTTTAGCAAATGAAGTGTTAAAGTGTGGTTTAGAGAACAAAGGAAAACAAATAGGAATTATTAACACCCAAGTTCAAACGGATATTAAAGGAAATACAGGAAAATTTAGTATAAATAAAATATTGTTTTTTTTTAAGGTCTATTTAAGCTTATATAAAATTCTTTTTTTTGATATAGTTAATATTACTATAGGGCAAACTTTTTTTGGAGTATTAAAGTACTTACCTTTTTTATTGGCAGCAAAAATTTTTAAAACTAAAACAGTTATTCATTTGCATGGAGGTTTTTTAAAGAATGAATATGAAAACCAAAAAAGTCTAAAAAAGAAGCTGATGTTATTTACTTTAAGACAATTTGATTATGGTATTGTTCTTTCAAAATCATTAAAAGAGCATCTTTCATTTTTTTTAGATGGAGAAAGAATATTTATATGTAAAAATTTTTTTGAAAGTAGTTTGAAGTCAATGGATAAGGAGGAAAAAAATTATGAAGAGCTTAGACTTATTTTTTTAAGTAATTTAATTGAAGGTAAAGGCATTAATCTATTATTGGAAGCATTGGAAGGTATTGATCCAAACACAATCAAGGTAAAAGTTGCTGGTAATATCACTCCAGAAAATAAAATTGTTGTTTCAAAAATGGAACGGTTTTCTAATTTAGAATATTTGGGAGTTGTATCAGGAAAAGCTAAAACAGAAATGCTATCGTGGGGTAATGTATTTTGTTTACCTACGTTTTATAGTCGAGGAGAAGGACAACCCATCTCAATTATTGAAGCTATGGCTTTTGGTAATTTAATTTTAACAACAAAACACGGGGGAATTCCAGATATTTGCACGGATAATAATGCTATTTTTGTTGAGAAGAATAATGTTAAGGATTTAAAATCAAAAATTTTATTTTTAATATCAAATAGAATAATGTTGAAGAAAAAAGGGGAGTTAAATAAAGTTTATGCAGAAAAGGAATTTGCAGAAGATGTTTTTGTTGAGAATATGATTAAAATTTTCGATAGATGTTTGAGTTAA
- a CDS encoding O-antigen ligase family protein, with protein MDNKRDYILFLILCLNALIILFPSNFKFIPILLLGGFSIKVFFERRKMDYHFFVLSSLPYLILVFGMLYTEDISYGIKRLETGASLIIYPLFFSLLSKEMLKIQLDRYGKNIFTVFVVGTLVFSYSIFIYFAITENRGLTYLIQHYNTLIDQSINSKYQIHSIYLALQVGISIIFSVFILFKYKNKFDLIFAILCVLLSVFLLIVMNKRMAIIAVVFVGIIMLFVNIKKLKNKFLFLFFGGIFLLLISLGVVLFPRYKGYNGFKEFSNIENTINDSTTSIGKRVLIYKKAYNLVIKEPILGFGTGDANGILSKTVINNNENINSHNQFLSYLILTGLLGFQLFLCYMFCLFKETIASRDFLFLGILLFFVLNMLSENILEREAGVICFAFICNLFLRKNFN; from the coding sequence ATGGATAATAAAAGAGATTATATTCTTTTTCTAATACTTTGTTTAAATGCTTTAATAATATTATTTCCAAGCAATTTTAAGTTTATTCCAATACTTCTTTTAGGGGGATTTTCTATCAAAGTTTTTTTTGAAAGAAGAAAAATGGATTATCACTTTTTTGTTTTAAGCTCACTACCTTATTTAATTTTAGTTTTCGGTATGTTATATACTGAAGATATATCGTATGGAATAAAAAGATTAGAAACAGGTGCTTCTCTAATTATTTACCCTTTATTTTTTTCATTGCTTTCAAAAGAAATGTTGAAAATACAGTTAGACAGATATGGTAAAAATATTTTTACTGTCTTTGTAGTAGGGACTTTAGTTTTTTCATATTCTATTTTTATTTATTTTGCAATTACAGAAAATAGAGGGTTAACATATTTAATTCAGCATTATAATACGTTAATTGACCAATCAATTAATTCGAAATATCAGATACACTCTATTTATTTAGCTTTGCAAGTTGGGATTAGTATCATCTTTTCTGTTTTTATACTTTTTAAGTATAAGAATAAGTTTGATTTGATATTTGCGATACTTTGCGTTTTGTTATCAGTTTTCTTACTTATTGTTATGAATAAGAGAATGGCTATAATAGCTGTTGTTTTTGTAGGAATTATTATGCTTTTTGTAAACATTAAAAAGTTAAAAAATAAATTCTTGTTTCTGTTTTTTGGAGGTATTTTTTTATTACTTATTAGTCTTGGTGTTGTTCTGTTTCCAAGATATAAGGGGTATAATGGTTTTAAAGAGTTTTCCAATATAGAAAATACTATAAATGATTCAACAACATCAATAGGAAAAAGGGTTTTAATATATAAAAAAGCTTATAATTTAGTAATCAAGGAACCCATTTTAGGTTTCGGTACTGGAGATGCAAATGGTATTCTTTCCAAAACAGTAATTAATAATAACGAAAATATTAATTCTCATAATCAGTTTTTAAGTTATTTGATTTTAACAGGTTTATTGGGCTTTCAATTATTTTTATGTTATATGTTTTGTCTATTTAAAGAAACAATAGCCTCTAGAGATTTTTTGTTTTTAGGTATATTACTTTTCTTTGTTTTGAACATGTTATCTGAGAACATTTTAGAACGAGAAGCAGGAGTAATTTGTTTTGCATTTATATGTAATTTGTTTTTAAGAAAAAACTTTAATTAA
- the wzy gene encoding O-antigen polysaccharide polymerase Wzy — translation MKTRLLFLTVFLLIFIVFLVGNNIPFEHRVLFMVNFSVLYFFTILYMFNHKEYSPFIASYIVFSYLFFIIAPILQIDSFFAENNKRLFNGLRYSDELILKTNVLIILFNSVFFLVYFSLIKRESSPIIIKFSPKIPFYILLLFVLNIVVFIWKLDYLIEKISLTSFSSIISKSEGIINAKFLFYLPLAPLILGIDYIKRNWRHRKLNFYIIVIIVVLLLLLLLLYKNPLTAKRNALGPIYIALMYFVYSKWINSNFKILVILFFSLIVIFPATSLITHSNKALSEMSFKETFTVEHISESISSQLVSLNFDAFMMVATTIDYTEKEGFAMGTQLLPSLFFFIPRAIWKDKPITTGELMGEHIQKYHDESRWFHNLADPLVAESYVDFGFVGIILFGILLALICLKFVNWLKSNDPLRQFAAFYFAIHLIFLLRGDLTNGYVYFILPFFAFYVFPKFIMKIFKL, via the coding sequence ATGAAAACCAGACTTCTTTTTCTAACAGTTTTTTTATTAATTTTTATTGTTTTTTTGGTAGGCAATAATATTCCTTTTGAGCATAGAGTTTTATTTATGGTTAATTTTTCAGTTTTGTATTTTTTTACAATACTTTATATGTTTAACCATAAAGAGTATTCTCCTTTTATTGCTTCATATATAGTTTTTTCATATCTTTTTTTTATTATAGCTCCTATTTTGCAAATCGATAGTTTTTTTGCTGAAAACAATAAACGATTATTTAATGGGCTTAGATATTCAGATGAGCTTATTCTAAAAACCAATGTTTTAATAATATTATTCAATTCGGTTTTTTTTTTAGTTTATTTTTCACTTATCAAAAGAGAGTCATCCCCAATTATTATTAAATTTAGCCCAAAAATTCCATTTTATATTCTATTATTATTTGTTTTGAATATAGTAGTGTTTATTTGGAAATTAGATTACTTGATTGAAAAGATCAGTTTAACCTCCTTTTCGTCCATAATTAGCAAGAGCGAGGGAATTATTAATGCTAAGTTTTTGTTTTATTTACCATTAGCCCCATTAATATTGGGCATAGATTATATAAAAAGAAATTGGAGACATAGAAAACTTAACTTTTATATAATTGTAATAATTGTAGTACTGTTATTATTATTATTATTATTATATAAAAATCCGCTAACAGCTAAAAGGAATGCATTAGGACCTATTTATATAGCTTTAATGTATTTTGTTTATTCTAAATGGATTAATAGCAATTTTAAAATTTTAGTAATTTTATTTTTTAGTCTAATTGTTATTTTTCCTGCAACTAGTCTAATTACGCATTCCAATAAAGCTTTATCTGAAATGTCTTTTAAAGAAACGTTCACAGTAGAGCATATAAGCGAGAGTATTTCTTCCCAATTAGTAAGTTTAAACTTTGATGCATTTATGATGGTTGCAACCACTATAGATTATACGGAAAAAGAAGGGTTTGCTATGGGAACACAACTATTACCATCATTATTCTTTTTTATACCTCGAGCTATTTGGAAAGATAAACCTATAACTACAGGAGAATTGATGGGAGAGCACATACAAAAATATCATGATGAAAGTAGATGGTTTCATAATTTAGCAGACCCTTTGGTTGCTGAGTCTTATGTGGATTTTGGTTTTGTGGGAATTATTTTATTTGGAATTCTTTTAGCCCTGATTTGTTTGAAGTTTGTTAATTGGTTAAAATCAAATGACCCTCTTAGGCAATTTGCTGCATTTTATTTTGCTATACATTTGATATTTTTACTAAGAGGAGACCTTACAAATGGCTACGTGTATTTTATATTACCTTTTTTTGCTTTTTATGTATTTCCTAAATTTATTATGAAAATATTTAAATTATAA